Proteins from a single region of Budorcas taxicolor isolate Tak-1 chromosome 7, Takin1.1, whole genome shotgun sequence:
- the LOC128050380 gene encoding putative olfactory receptor 2W6 — protein MGRDNDSYLQAFILVGFSDRPQLEIILFVFILIFYILTLVGNTAIILLSIVDSRLHTPMYFFLGNLSFLDLCFTTSIVPQLLWNLWGPEKTITYHGCVAQLYIYMVLGSTECVLLAVMSYDRYVAVCRPLHYTAVMHSHLCLQLVTVAWCCGFLNSFVMCPQTMHLSRCGHREVDHFLCEMPALIAMSCEDTMLVEAFAFVLGVALLLVPLSLILISYGMITAAVLRIKSAAGRKKAFNTCSSHLTVVILFYGTIIYMYLQPANSYSQDQGKFLTLFYTIVTPSVNPLIYTLRNKDVKGAMRKLLGWEKENKET, from the coding sequence ATGGGAAGGGACAATGACAGCTACCTTCAGGCATTCATCTTGGTGGGCTTTTCTGACCGGCCTCAACTGGAAATAATTCTCTTTGTGTTTATCTTAATCTTCTACATCCTGACTTTAGTGGGCAACACAGCCATCATTCTTTTGTCTATCGTGGACTCCAGGCTCCACACACCCATGTACTTCTTTCTTGGGAACCTATCTTTCTTGGACCTCTGCTTTACAACGAGCATTGTTCCCCAGCTGCTATGGAACCTTTGGGGTCCAGAGAAGACCATCACCTACCATGGCTGTGTGGCCCAACTCTATATCTATATGGTGTTGGGCTCAACTGAGTGTGTTCTCCTAGCTGTCATGTCTTACGACCGCTACGTGGCTGTCTGCCGGCCACTGCACTACACCGCGGTCATGCACTCACATCTCTGCCTGCAACTGGTGACTGTGGCCTGGTGCTGTGGCTTTCTAAACTCCTTTGTTATGTGTCCCCAGACGATGCACCTGTCCCGATGTGGGCATCGCGAAGTGGACCACTTTCTGTGTGAGATGCCTGCTCTTATTGCCATGTCCTGTGAAGATACAATGCTGGTGGAAGCATTTGCCTTTGTCCTGGGGGTTGCTCTTCTCCTGGTACCCCTTTCTCTGATCCTCATCTCCTATGGCATGATCACTGCTGCTGTGCTGAGGATCAAGTCAGCAGCAGGGCGCAAGAAGGCTTTCAACACCTGCTCATCTCACCTAACTGTGGTCATTCTCTTCTATGGAACCATCATTTACATGTACCTGCAGCCAGCCAACAGCTACTCCCAAGATCAGGGCAAGTTCCTCACTCTCTTCTATACCATTGTCACTCCCAGTGTCAACCCTCTCATCTATACTTTAAGGAACAAAGATGTGAAAGGGGCAATGAGGAAACTCTTGGGGTGGGAGAAAGAGAATAAGGAAACCTAA